In Modestobacter versicolor, a single genomic region encodes these proteins:
- a CDS encoding DNA recombination protein RmuC has translation MDAASLLLGLLLGALLATAVTLGVVALRGRSAPPPDVLEPVHESLDHLHRLLAGIERDRATAHGELREQVGTIGQTSALLRQETAALVTALRTPHVRGRWGELQLRRVVEVAGLLEHCDFVEQPSGTTEDGARVRPDLVVTLADGRQVIVDAKVPFTGYIEAVQATDPAVRAQRVADHARQLRTHVDTLAARHYPTAFGSAAPFTVLFVPSDGFLTTALEAEPALLEHGFARDVIVATPSTLLALLRTVAYSWRQERLAQDAGAVLEVGRTVHARLSTLSGHLTRLGSALGSALTRYNETVGSYENSVLVATRRFDDLGVAAAPVPRPAPVEGTVRVLRSVPDEGAGPSPAELTLPGLAPAGPALPDPALGSAPPGPGRHTAERDGTTG, from the coding sequence ATGGACGCCGCTTCCCTGCTCCTCGGGCTCCTCCTCGGTGCGCTGCTGGCCACCGCCGTCACCCTCGGCGTCGTCGCGCTGCGCGGCCGCTCGGCGCCGCCGCCCGACGTGCTGGAGCCGGTGCACGAGTCGCTGGACCACCTGCACCGGCTGCTGGCCGGCATCGAGCGCGACCGCGCCACCGCGCACGGCGAGCTGCGCGAGCAGGTGGGCACCATCGGGCAGACCTCGGCGCTGCTGCGCCAGGAGACGGCGGCGCTGGTCACCGCGCTTCGCACCCCGCACGTCCGCGGCCGCTGGGGCGAGCTGCAGCTGCGCCGGGTGGTCGAGGTGGCCGGGCTGCTGGAGCACTGCGACTTCGTCGAGCAGCCCTCGGGCACGACCGAGGACGGCGCCCGGGTCCGGCCCGACCTGGTGGTGACGCTGGCCGACGGCCGGCAGGTCATCGTCGACGCCAAGGTGCCGTTCACCGGCTACATCGAGGCGGTGCAGGCCACCGACCCGGCGGTGCGCGCCCAGCGGGTCGCCGACCACGCCCGGCAGCTGCGCACCCACGTCGACACCCTCGCCGCCCGCCACTACCCCACCGCCTTCGGGTCGGCCGCACCGTTCACCGTGCTGTTCGTCCCCTCGGACGGCTTCCTGACCACCGCCCTGGAGGCCGAGCCCGCGCTGCTCGAGCACGGGTTCGCCCGCGACGTCATCGTGGCCACCCCCAGCACCCTGCTGGCGCTGCTCCGCACCGTCGCCTACTCGTGGCGGCAGGAACGGCTCGCCCAGGACGCCGGCGCGGTGCTCGAGGTCGGCCGCACGGTGCACGCCCGGCTGAGCACGCTGTCCGGCCACCTCACCCGGCTCGGGTCCGCGCTCGGCTCGGCCCTCACCCGGTACAACGAGACGGTCGGCTCGTACGAGAACTCGGTGCTCGTCGCCACCCGCCGGTTCGACGACCTCGGCGTGGCGGCCGCTCCAGTGCCCCGCCCGGCACCGGTCGAGGGCACCGTCCGGGTGCTCCGCTCGGTGCCCGACGAGGGCGCCGGCCCCTCGCCGGCGGAGCTCACGTTGCCCGGGCTCGCCCCTGCCGGGCCGGCGCTGCCCGACCCCGCCCTCGGCAGCGCCCCGCCCGGGCCCGGCCGGCACACCGCCGAGCGCGACGGCACCACCGGCTGA
- a CDS encoding DUF6542 domain-containing protein, with translation MAPPPERRAPDPRVPARSGGRHSGEFRRPVPPADERRTGSSVAGRTRTAPSSGSRLRGAVAVLGIFLLTLAAAAADSYIGLGLGMITLIALTLGTAVAALVVRRRDLFSVIVAPPLVFVAVAVVNIGLAPSATLNAPTLATLLVRGFPAMGVATAVAVVISLGRLVAKR, from the coding sequence GTGGCTCCCCCGCCCGAGCGCCGCGCCCCCGACCCCCGGGTGCCCGCCCGCTCCGGCGGTCGGCACTCCGGCGAGTTCCGCCGCCCCGTGCCCCCGGCCGACGAGCGCCGCACCGGTTCCTCGGTGGCCGGGCGCACGCGTACCGCACCGAGCTCCGGCTCCCGGCTGCGCGGCGCGGTGGCCGTCCTCGGCATCTTCCTGCTGACCCTGGCCGCCGCGGCCGCCGACTCCTACATCGGCCTGGGCCTCGGCATGATCACGCTGATCGCGCTGACCCTGGGCACCGCGGTCGCCGCGCTCGTGGTCCGCCGTCGCGACCTGTTCAGCGTGATCGTCGCCCCGCCGCTGGTCTTCGTCGCCGTCGCCGTGGTCAACATCGGGCTGGCCCCCTCGGCCACCCTGAACGCGCCGACGCTGGCCACGCTGCTGGTCCGCGGCTTCCCCGCCATGGGGGTCGCCACCGCGGTCGCCGTGGTCATCTCGCTGGGCCGGCTGGTCGCCAAGCGCTGA
- a CDS encoding 4-hydroxy-3-methylbut-2-enyl diphosphate reductase, whose product MAEPRGRVLLADPRGYCAGVDRAVIAVERALEIHGAPVYVRKQIVHNKHVVATLERRGAVFVDETDEVPEGAVVVFSAHGVSPAVKAEAEARSLHTIDATCPLVSKVHMEAKRFAKDDYDILLIGHRGHEEVEGTMGEAPTHTQLVDGAEDIATVQVRDPEKVVWLSQTTLSVDETLATVDSLKARFPGLQSPPSDDICYATQNRQQAVKQMAGQCDLVIVVGSTNSSNSVRLVEVALEAGARDSHLVDFASEIDEAWLEGVGTVGVTSGASVPEILVSDVLDWLAERGYLDVETVKAAEERLVFALPHELKQRRTALTVDAE is encoded by the coding sequence ATGGCTGAACCGCGCGGACGCGTCCTGCTGGCCGACCCCCGGGGCTACTGCGCCGGCGTCGACCGGGCGGTGATCGCCGTCGAGCGGGCGCTGGAGATCCACGGAGCGCCCGTCTACGTCCGCAAGCAGATCGTCCACAACAAGCACGTCGTGGCCACGCTGGAGCGCCGGGGCGCCGTGTTCGTCGACGAGACCGACGAGGTGCCCGAGGGCGCGGTCGTCGTCTTCAGCGCGCACGGGGTGTCGCCGGCGGTCAAGGCCGAGGCCGAGGCGCGGTCGCTGCACACCATCGACGCGACCTGCCCGCTGGTGAGCAAGGTCCACATGGAGGCCAAGCGCTTCGCCAAGGACGACTACGACATCCTGCTGATCGGCCACCGCGGGCACGAGGAGGTCGAGGGCACGATGGGCGAGGCCCCGACCCACACCCAGCTGGTCGACGGCGCCGAGGACATCGCCACCGTGCAGGTCCGCGACCCGGAGAAGGTCGTCTGGCTGTCCCAGACGACGCTGTCGGTCGACGAGACGCTGGCCACGGTCGACTCGCTGAAGGCCCGGTTCCCCGGTCTGCAGAGCCCGCCGAGCGACGACATCTGCTACGCCACCCAGAACCGCCAGCAGGCCGTCAAGCAGATGGCCGGGCAGTGCGACCTGGTGATCGTGGTCGGCTCGACGAACTCCTCGAACTCGGTGCGGCTGGTCGAGGTGGCGCTCGAGGCCGGCGCCCGCGACTCGCACCTGGTCGACTTCGCCTCCGAGATCGACGAGGCCTGGCTCGAGGGCGTCGGCACGGTCGGCGTCACCAGCGGCGCCTCGGTGCCGGAGATCCTGGTCAGCGACGTGCTGGACTGGCTGGCCGAGCGCGGCTACCTGGACGTGGAGACGGTCAAGGCCGCCGAGGAGCGCTTGGTCTTCGCCCTGCCGCACGAGCTCAAGCAGCGCCGCACGGCCCTCACGGTCGACGCCGAGTAG
- a CDS encoding lipid droplet-associated protein, with translation MAREIPEVVRAVAGLAATVLDEARKLPETLPGLPVRLIGQALQTSLRLQQQYSGLVARGDEVFTGLRGDDEPGMATFDDDLPAPARPAGTPAPRSSAFDRVADLPDDAVDEELADELADDLAVADLPLADADALSEEAAAVLTLSAEEDGDLTPTQVADLPADPPADTLTAVVDELADEVADEVAEEMPDAVPDEVLADVTADAVAELAEEEAAVDQAVAEELIADAAVGGTPPATDAVPTLDDVTPDAAPEQTELVDDATPDLAALEDAAEELVDLGGPEAAESVTPGSDVTDSAASDPLVAPDAPAADDDAPAAPAAEAGPTSPVEGYDSFSIPALRGRLRGYPAETVADLLDYERATRARAPYVTLLQNRLEKLSIDRG, from the coding sequence ATGGCTCGAGAGATCCCCGAGGTGGTCCGCGCGGTCGCCGGACTGGCCGCCACCGTGCTGGACGAGGCGCGCAAGCTCCCCGAGACGCTCCCCGGGTTGCCGGTGCGGCTGATCGGTCAGGCGCTGCAGACCTCGCTCCGGCTGCAGCAGCAGTACTCCGGGCTGGTCGCCCGCGGCGACGAGGTGTTCACCGGGCTGCGCGGTGACGACGAGCCGGGGATGGCCACCTTCGACGACGACCTCCCCGCACCGGCCCGCCCGGCCGGCACCCCCGCGCCGCGCAGCTCCGCCTTCGACCGGGTGGCCGACCTGCCGGACGACGCCGTCGACGAGGAGCTGGCCGACGAGCTCGCCGACGACCTCGCCGTCGCCGACCTCCCGCTGGCCGACGCCGACGCGCTGTCGGAGGAGGCGGCCGCCGTCCTCACGCTGAGCGCGGAGGAGGACGGCGACCTCACCCCGACCCAGGTCGCGGACCTCCCGGCCGACCCGCCGGCCGACACGCTCACCGCGGTCGTCGACGAGCTGGCCGACGAGGTCGCCGACGAGGTGGCCGAGGAGATGCCCGACGCCGTCCCGGACGAGGTGCTCGCCGACGTCACCGCCGACGCGGTGGCCGAGCTCGCCGAGGAGGAGGCAGCCGTCGACCAGGCGGTCGCCGAGGAGCTCATCGCCGACGCCGCCGTCGGCGGCACCCCGCCGGCCACCGACGCCGTCCCCACCCTGGACGACGTCACGCCGGACGCGGCCCCCGAGCAGACCGAGCTGGTCGACGACGCCACCCCCGACCTGGCCGCCCTCGAGGACGCCGCCGAGGAGCTGGTGGACCTCGGCGGGCCGGAGGCCGCGGAGAGCGTGACCCCCGGCAGCGACGTCACCGACAGCGCCGCGAGCGACCCCCTCGTCGCGCCGGACGCCCCTGCTGCCGACGACGACGCCCCCGCGGCGCCGGCCGCCGAGGCCGGGCCGACCAGCCCGGTCGAGGGCTACGACTCCTTCAGCATCCCGGCGCTGCGCGGCCGGCTGCGCGGCTACCCGGCCGAGACCGTCGCCGACCTGCTCGACTACGAGCGAGCCACCCGTGCCCGGGCGCCGTACGTGACGCTGCTGCAGAACCGGCTGGAGAAGCTGAGCATCGACCGCGGATGA
- a CDS encoding M15 family metallopeptidase produces MTNPDAHRPVRRRRLRAAVLVLVVLAAVAAVVLVVRDTRGPGSTPAAAPTSASAAAATTSPPAPTAPASTAPPPAPPPAPATPTFDRAGQSIDDPNSTWVVVNKARPLAPIDHAPADLVTIAGGYQLRAEAARAMTDMLAAAAAEGLGITVQSAYRSYDYQVGLFGNQVARFGQTQAEVQVARPGFSEHQTGLAADVGGGGCDIESCFATTVEGQWVAANGPRFGYVVRYPDGRQDVTGFKYEPWHVRYVGVALATELQRTGVPTLEEFFGLPPAPGYTS; encoded by the coding sequence GTGACCAACCCTGACGCGCACCGGCCGGTCCGACGGCGGCGCCTCCGGGCGGCGGTGCTGGTGCTGGTGGTGCTGGCCGCCGTCGCCGCCGTGGTCCTGGTGGTCCGGGACACCCGCGGGCCGGGGTCCACGCCGGCGGCCGCACCGACGTCGGCGAGCGCGGCCGCTGCGACGACCTCCCCGCCTGCGCCGACCGCACCGGCCAGCACGGCGCCGCCGCCCGCCCCGCCGCCCGCCCCGGCGACGCCGACGTTCGACCGTGCCGGGCAGTCGATCGACGACCCGAACAGCACCTGGGTCGTGGTCAACAAGGCCCGGCCGCTCGCGCCGATCGACCACGCGCCGGCCGACCTGGTCACCATCGCCGGCGGGTACCAGCTGCGCGCCGAGGCGGCCCGGGCGATGACCGACATGCTCGCGGCGGCAGCGGCCGAGGGCCTGGGCATCACGGTGCAGAGCGCCTACCGCTCCTACGACTACCAGGTGGGCCTGTTCGGCAACCAGGTCGCCCGGTTCGGCCAGACCCAGGCCGAGGTGCAGGTGGCCCGCCCCGGCTTCAGCGAGCACCAGACCGGGCTGGCGGCCGACGTCGGCGGGGGCGGCTGCGACATCGAGAGCTGCTTCGCCACCACCGTCGAGGGCCAGTGGGTGGCCGCCAACGGCCCGCGGTTCGGGTACGTCGTCCGCTACCCCGACGGCCGGCAGGACGTCACCGGCTTCAAGTACGAGCCGTGGCACGTCCGCTACGTCGGCGTCGCGCTGGCCACCGAGCTGCAGCGCACCGGGGTGCCGACGCTCGAGGAGTTCTTCGGGCTGCCGCCCGCGCCGGGCTACACCAGCTGA
- the xseA gene encoding exodeoxyribonuclease VII large subunit: MTSPSSPEQPWPVRTVARKVAEWIGRLGEVWVEGQVAQLSRRGNAATVFLTLRDPAADLSIPVTCPRDVADRPGLELAEGARVIVRARPDYYVARGSFSLRATEIRAVGLGELLARIERIRRLLAAEGLFDAVRKRPLPFAPAVVGVITGRDSAAERDVLVTARRRWPAVQFVVHNCATQGPTAAESVMAGLRKLDADPTVEVIVIARGGGSVEDLLPFSDEGLVRAIAGTRTPVVTAVGHETDTTLVDHVADVRAATPTDAAHRIVPEIGEQRRLVDGLRARARHLLGSRLEQQERWLEQVRSRPVLADPQRLLAGRADDVAGLRRRSTRTLTTRVEGAERDLEHARARVAALSPAATLERGYAVVQRADGALVRDPADVGDDERLQVRVAGGRLPVRVDRQDGARERTGT; encoded by the coding sequence GTGACCTCCCCGTCGTCCCCCGAGCAGCCGTGGCCGGTGCGCACCGTCGCCCGCAAGGTCGCCGAGTGGATCGGCCGGCTCGGCGAGGTGTGGGTGGAGGGGCAGGTCGCCCAGCTGTCCCGGCGCGGGAACGCCGCCACCGTCTTCCTCACCCTGCGCGACCCGGCGGCCGACCTCTCCATCCCGGTGACCTGCCCGCGCGACGTCGCCGACCGGCCCGGTCTGGAGCTGGCCGAGGGCGCGCGGGTCATCGTCCGGGCGCGCCCGGACTACTACGTCGCCCGCGGTTCCTTCTCGCTGCGGGCCACCGAGATCCGCGCCGTCGGCCTCGGCGAGCTGCTGGCCCGGATCGAGCGGATCCGCCGCCTGCTGGCCGCCGAGGGGCTCTTCGACGCGGTGCGCAAGCGCCCGCTGCCCTTCGCCCCGGCCGTCGTCGGGGTGATCACCGGCCGGGACAGCGCCGCCGAGCGCGACGTGCTGGTCACCGCCCGCCGGCGCTGGCCGGCCGTGCAGTTCGTGGTGCACAACTGCGCCACCCAGGGGCCGACGGCGGCCGAGTCGGTGATGGCCGGGCTGCGGAAGCTGGACGCCGACCCGACCGTCGAGGTGATCGTCATCGCCCGCGGTGGCGGCTCGGTCGAGGACCTGCTGCCGTTCTCCGACGAGGGGCTGGTGCGCGCGATCGCCGGCACCCGCACGCCCGTGGTCACCGCCGTCGGGCACGAGACGGACACCACGCTGGTCGACCACGTCGCCGACGTCCGGGCGGCCACCCCCACGGACGCCGCGCACCGGATCGTGCCCGAGATCGGTGAGCAGCGGCGGCTGGTCGACGGGCTCCGGGCCCGGGCCCGGCACCTGCTGGGCAGCCGGCTGGAGCAGCAGGAGCGGTGGCTGGAGCAGGTCCGCAGCCGGCCGGTTCTGGCCGACCCGCAGCGGCTGCTGGCCGGGCGGGCCGACGACGTGGCCGGGCTGCGCCGCCGGTCGACCCGCACCCTCACCACCCGGGTCGAGGGCGCCGAGCGGGACCTGGAGCACGCCCGGGCACGGGTGGCCGCGCTGAGCCCGGCGGCGACCCTCGAGCGCGGCTACGCGGTGGTGCAGCGGGCCGACGGTGCCCTGGTCCGCGACCCGGCCGACGTGGGCGACGACGAGCGGCTGCAGGTGCGGGTGGCCGGTGGCCGGCTGCCGGTGCGGGTCGACCGGCAGGATGGGGCCCGTGAGCGGACAGGAACGTGA
- a CDS encoding exodeoxyribonuclease VII small subunit, whose translation MSTPEPTAEPTQTYEQAREELADVVRRLEAGGLTLEESLALWERGEQLAELCQHWLDRARERLAAAAPTDD comes from the coding sequence GTGAGCACCCCGGAGCCGACCGCCGAGCCCACCCAGACCTACGAGCAGGCCCGCGAGGAGCTCGCCGACGTCGTCCGGAGGTTGGAGGCCGGCGGGCTGACGCTGGAGGAGTCGCTCGCGCTGTGGGAGCGCGGCGAGCAGCTGGCCGAGCTGTGCCAGCACTGGCTGGACCGCGCCCGCGAGCGCCTGGCCGCCGCCGCACCCACCGACGACTGA
- a CDS encoding DUF4245 domain-containing protein, which translates to MPESGQQGQQPGGAPGPTPAGATAPVDVPAPPAVDRMQRFTAANMIRSLVPLVLGCLLVVGVAALRQNPDDPVREVDTTSAERTAAERASYELLVPRGLSDDWRPTSVRTNAGQATVGDPVTLQIGWLTPEQEFAQYVVSDDPEATALTDLLEDTTEDGTEQVGGESWQRLTTERGEALLTRSEGAATLVVTGSASDAELDALAGSLQPYAP; encoded by the coding sequence ATGCCCGAATCCGGCCAGCAGGGTCAGCAGCCCGGCGGCGCTCCCGGTCCCACCCCGGCCGGGGCCACCGCACCCGTCGACGTCCCCGCCCCGCCGGCGGTGGACCGGATGCAGCGGTTCACCGCCGCGAACATGATCCGGTCGCTGGTGCCGCTGGTCCTCGGCTGCCTGCTGGTCGTGGGCGTCGCCGCGCTGCGGCAGAACCCGGACGACCCGGTGCGCGAGGTCGACACCACCAGCGCCGAGCGGACGGCGGCCGAGCGGGCCTCCTACGAGCTGCTCGTGCCCCGCGGGCTGTCCGACGACTGGCGGCCGACCAGCGTGCGCACCAACGCCGGGCAGGCCACGGTGGGCGACCCGGTCACGCTGCAGATCGGCTGGCTGACCCCCGAGCAGGAGTTCGCGCAGTACGTGGTCAGCGACGACCCGGAGGCCACCGCGCTCACCGACCTGCTCGAGGACACGACCGAGGACGGCACCGAGCAGGTGGGCGGGGAGAGCTGGCAGCGGCTGACCACCGAGCGCGGCGAGGCGCTGCTGACCCGCAGCGAGGGCGCCGCGACCCTGGTCGTCACCGGCTCGGCGTCCGACGCGGAGCTCGACGCGCTGGCCGGCTCGCTCCAGCCCTACGCCCCCTGA
- the glpX gene encoding class II fructose-bisphosphatase, with protein sequence MSLPLPDGPLPASPSRAARGDRPPPDRNLALELVRVTEAAAMAAGRWVGRGDKNGGDGAAVDAMRALIGTVSMRGVVVIGEGEKDEAPMLFNGEQVGDGTGNEYDVAVDPIDGTTLMAKGMPNAVAVMAVADRGAMYDPSAVFYMDKIATGPIAADVIDITAPVAENIRRVAKAKRASAGDVTVCILDRPRHDTLVREVREAGARIKFITDGDVAGAIAAAREGTGVDLLMGIGGTPEGIITACALKCMGGALQGRLWPKDDAERQKALDAGHDLDRVLDIDDLVRGDVFFVATGITDGELLRGVQYRAGGATTQSLVMRSRSGTIRSIESLHSLAKLNAYSAVPFGDDE encoded by the coding sequence GTGTCCCTGCCCCTGCCCGACGGACCGCTGCCCGCCAGCCCCTCCCGCGCCGCCCGGGGCGACCGGCCGCCGCCGGACCGGAACCTGGCGCTGGAGCTGGTCCGGGTCACCGAGGCAGCGGCCATGGCCGCCGGCCGCTGGGTCGGCCGCGGCGACAAGAACGGCGGGGACGGCGCCGCGGTCGACGCCATGCGCGCGCTCATCGGCACCGTCAGCATGCGCGGCGTCGTCGTCATCGGGGAGGGCGAGAAGGACGAGGCCCCGATGCTGTTCAACGGCGAGCAGGTCGGCGACGGCACGGGCAACGAGTACGACGTCGCGGTCGACCCGATCGACGGCACGACGCTGATGGCCAAGGGCATGCCGAACGCGGTCGCCGTGATGGCGGTGGCCGACCGGGGCGCGATGTACGACCCGTCCGCGGTGTTCTACATGGACAAGATCGCCACCGGGCCGATCGCCGCCGACGTCATCGACATCACCGCGCCGGTGGCCGAGAACATCCGCCGGGTCGCGAAGGCCAAGCGCGCCTCGGCCGGTGACGTGACCGTCTGCATCCTGGACCGGCCGAGGCACGACACGCTGGTCCGCGAGGTGCGCGAGGCCGGCGCCCGGATCAAGTTCATCACCGACGGCGACGTCGCCGGCGCGATCGCCGCGGCACGCGAGGGCACCGGCGTCGACCTGCTGATGGGCATCGGCGGCACCCCGGAGGGGATCATCACCGCCTGCGCGCTGAAGTGCATGGGCGGGGCGCTGCAGGGCCGGTTGTGGCCCAAGGACGACGCCGAGCGGCAGAAGGCGCTGGACGCCGGCCACGACCTGGACCGGGTGCTCGACATCGACGACCTGGTCCGCGGCGACGTCTTCTTCGTCGCCACCGGGATCACCGACGGCGAGCTGCTGCGCGGCGTCCAGTACCGGGCCGGCGGCGCCACGACGCAGTCCCTGGTGATGCGCTCGCGGTCGGGCACCATCCGGTCGATCGAGAGCCTGCACTCGCTGGCGAAGCTCAACGCCTACTCCGCCGTCCCCTTCGGCGACGACGAGTAG
- a CDS encoding DUF1707 SHOCT-like domain-containing protein, giving the protein MTQEPVPGQQPDPRDSPAVRAGDAEREATVTRLQAAVGEGRIDLDEFGQRAGAAYAAATTAELDALLADLPAPASASPAVGELVGERTPAAVVSVFGDIKVAATTSVPERASTVFGDVRIDLRGMRTSAEVVELELGTVFGDVEVIVSEGVAAEIAGWTVFGDRKTELAAVPRLAGTPRVVVRARTLFGDLRLRSLAPGESPSRWRAVLDRLADRRPPPPPPRL; this is encoded by the coding sequence ATGACCCAGGAGCCGGTGCCCGGGCAGCAGCCCGACCCTCGAGACAGCCCCGCCGTCCGCGCCGGCGACGCCGAGCGGGAGGCCACCGTCACCCGGCTGCAGGCCGCCGTCGGCGAGGGCCGGATCGACCTCGACGAGTTCGGTCAGCGGGCCGGGGCCGCCTACGCGGCGGCGACGACCGCGGAGCTGGACGCGCTGCTGGCCGACCTGCCCGCGCCGGCCTCGGCCTCGCCCGCGGTGGGGGAGCTGGTCGGCGAGCGGACCCCGGCGGCGGTCGTCAGCGTGTTCGGCGACATCAAGGTCGCCGCCACCACCTCGGTCCCGGAACGGGCCAGCACCGTCTTCGGCGACGTGCGCATCGACCTGCGCGGCATGCGGACCTCGGCCGAGGTCGTCGAGCTGGAGCTGGGCACCGTCTTCGGCGACGTCGAGGTGATCGTCAGCGAGGGCGTCGCCGCCGAGATCGCCGGCTGGACGGTGTTCGGCGACCGGAAGACCGAGCTGGCGGCGGTGCCGCGGCTGGCGGGCACGCCGCGGGTCGTCGTCCGGGCCCGGACGCTGTTCGGCGACCTCAGGCTGCGCAGCCTGGCGCCGGGGGAGTCGCCGAGCCGGTGGCGGGCGGTGCTCGACCGGCTGGCCGACCGCCGTCCGCCGCCCCCGCCGCCCCGGCTCTGA
- a CDS encoding class II fumarate hydratase, protein MATDTDGADFRIEHDSMGEVRVPSWAKWRAQTQRAVENFPISGTPIERELIGALAAIKGAAAGVNASLGVLPQDVADAVTEAAAAVAQGNWDEHFPIDVFQTGSGTSSNMNTNEVIATLATEALGSPVHPNDHVNASQSSNDVFPSAIHVAATGAIVRELVPALEHLATSLERKADEFAEVVKSGRTHLMDATPVTLGQEFGGYAAAVRYGIERLRSSLPRIGELPLGGTAVGTGINTPPGFAAAIIDKLAADLDLPLSEARDHFEAQSSRDALVEGSGQLKTIAVGLIKIANDLRWMGSGPRTGLGEIALPDLQPGSSIMPGKVNPVIPEAVIQVGAQVIGNDAAVTYAGTTGVFELNVTLPLMARNVLESIRLLANVSRLLADRCVDGITANVEQCRTYAESSPSIVTPLNKYIGYEEAAKVAKQSLAEQKTIRQVVVERGYVEQGKLTEEQLDAALDVLSMTHP, encoded by the coding sequence GTGGCCACCGACACCGACGGCGCGGATTTCCGCATCGAGCACGACTCCATGGGCGAGGTGCGTGTCCCGTCCTGGGCCAAGTGGCGGGCCCAGACCCAGCGCGCCGTGGAGAACTTCCCGATCTCGGGCACCCCGATCGAGCGGGAGCTGATCGGCGCGCTGGCCGCCATCAAGGGCGCCGCCGCCGGTGTCAACGCCTCCCTCGGGGTGCTGCCGCAGGACGTCGCCGACGCCGTCACCGAAGCCGCTGCCGCCGTCGCGCAGGGCAACTGGGACGAGCACTTCCCGATCGACGTCTTCCAGACCGGCTCGGGCACGTCGAGCAACATGAACACCAACGAGGTCATCGCCACCCTGGCCACCGAGGCGCTGGGCAGCCCGGTGCACCCGAACGACCACGTCAACGCCTCGCAGTCCTCGAACGACGTCTTCCCCTCCGCCATCCACGTGGCCGCGACGGGTGCGATCGTCCGCGAGCTGGTGCCGGCGCTGGAGCACCTGGCCACCTCCCTGGAGCGCAAGGCCGACGAGTTCGCCGAGGTCGTCAAGAGCGGCCGCACCCACCTGATGGACGCCACCCCGGTCACCCTCGGCCAGGAGTTCGGCGGCTACGCGGCGGCGGTCCGCTACGGCATCGAGCGGCTGCGGTCCTCGCTCCCCCGGATCGGCGAGCTGCCGCTGGGCGGCACCGCGGTCGGCACCGGCATCAACACCCCGCCCGGCTTCGCCGCGGCGATCATCGACAAGCTCGCCGCCGACCTGGACCTGCCGCTGTCCGAGGCGCGCGACCACTTCGAGGCGCAGAGCTCCCGCGACGCGCTCGTCGAGGGCTCCGGCCAGCTCAAGACAATCGCCGTCGGGCTGATCAAGATCGCCAACGACCTGCGCTGGATGGGCTCGGGCCCGCGCACCGGGCTGGGCGAGATCGCCCTCCCCGACCTGCAGCCGGGCAGCTCGATCATGCCGGGCAAGGTGAACCCGGTCATCCCCGAGGCCGTCATCCAGGTCGGCGCCCAGGTGATCGGCAACGACGCCGCGGTCACCTACGCCGGCACCACGGGTGTCTTCGAGCTCAACGTGACGCTGCCGCTGATGGCCCGCAACGTGCTGGAGTCGATCCGGCTGCTGGCCAACGTCTCCCGGCTGCTGGCCGACCGCTGCGTCGACGGCATCACCGCCAACGTCGAGCAGTGCCGCACCTACGCCGAGTCCTCCCCCTCGATCGTCACGCCGCTGAACAAGTACATCGGCTACGAGGAGGCGGCGAAGGTGGCCAAGCAGTCGCTGGCCGAGCAGAAGACCATCCGCCAGGTGGTCGTGGAGCGCGGCTACGTGGAGCAGGGGAAGCTCACCGAGGAGCAGCTGGACGCCGCCCTCGACGTGCTCTCGATGACCCACCCCTGA